The Salvelinus fontinalis isolate EN_2023a chromosome 39, ASM2944872v1, whole genome shotgun sequence genome has a window encoding:
- the LOC129838808 gene encoding short transmembrane mitochondrial protein 1 gives MLQFLAGFTLGNVVGMYLAQNYEVPNISKKIEAFKKDVEAKKKPPAE, from the exons ATGCTACAGTTTTTG GCTGGGTTTACCTTGGGAAACGTTGTTGGGATGTACCTCGCTCAAAACTACGAG GTCCCCAACATTTCCAAAAAGATAGAAGCTTTCAAAAAGGACGTGGAGGCAAAGAAGAAACCTCCGGCAGAGTAA
- the LOC129838807 gene encoding small lysine-rich protein 1 produces the protein MPTQSTKSRKSRSPSGRPVKKAERKRRSSKKRSVSAKATKSEVDILSPAAMQNVYYISHNAVDCLAFRGFGWPESTKKKTAGMKGKKTKNKK, from the exons ATG CCTACACAATCAACAAAATCCAGAAAGTCAAGGTCACCTAGTGGCAGGCCTGTCAAAAAGgctgagagaaagaggaggtcaTCCAAGAAGAGATCAGTCAGTGCCAAAGCCACCAAGTCAGAAGTGGACATTCTCAGTCCAGCAGCCATGCAGAATGtttactacatttcccacaatgcagttGACTGTCTGGCGTTCCGAGGCTTTGGATGGCCTGAGTCAACTAAAAAGAAAACAGCAGGAATGAAGGgcaagaaaacaaaaaacaaaaagtgA